GTGAGCATCTACTGCGGTGACCCCTTCCCGTGCCGCTGGGAACGACTGCCTCGCTGGTTTGGCATCTGCCCCGGTGACTTGCAGTgcagggaagagagagagagagagagggggatagagagaagagggatgaCATATGTGGGCCACGTAGATcccatcattttttattattttgtgttagaaactaacatgtgggtcccacaagttttattatttttccagatCGAATTGctacgtaagtgccacgtcagacGAAGACTGAGTCAAACTAGCCATGTAGACGCCACGCTAATcaaaaccgccatctaaaccgccgagggacctcgtctGTACTAGTTTTAATAGTTAAGGAACCTgatgtatctggttttccggttgaagggACCTCTGATGAATTTATTCCAATACAAAATCTGAAAATTGGGCCCGCCCCTTCCTATAGTCAAATAAGAAAACCAGAGGGGTACTATGTTGATTGCATAATGTTCTTCAGTAATATATGTACTCATTCATGACGTTGTTTCCCCGCACATAAGgcctatgactggtaataaaaCACCGATTCAGCTCTAGCAGTTACAATAGAAACCATGTTGTATTCTTGCTACTAACGCACTAGAAAGTAGCACATTTTTTATGTGCATTTATAGGTTATTTCAACACCAAAATTTACACCAACACACAgactcaactagtacacaatgaAATCCGCATGACGCTTATTTGCATAGTTGCTCAAGGGAATGCTGAAACAAATGCAGAGAAACAAGTTCGATATGTGCAAGAACTAACGAGATTTATTTATTGGCAGTTGGCTCGGGAGATTTGGCGAGTTACCCCCGAGTTAGCTTCCCCTTTCAAAACCAGCAACTGTACATTCTCAGAGAGCCCAAGTCTTCAAGCACTTCAGATCCTTGCTGAACCTGTAAACTTGACAAGGCGAGACACTGATCGTCCTAACCTGATCTCCATAGTGCAGCTTGATACGTGAATTCTGGCTGCTGCTGGACCAAAGCAGAGCTTCATGGAGGCTACCTTCCTCCCACCTGATGTTGATGGTCACACCGCCTCGGGCCTTGAGACCTTTCACACAACCTTGAGGCCACTTGTCACGGGGTAAGGCAGGGAGTAAGTACAAGTCGCTCCCGGTGCTCTGTACCAGCATTTCTGACAGTGCAGCAGGGAATCTGTAATAGAACAATTAGGACATGCATAAACTGCATTAGAAAGTGAGCAGATGTAactgttacttcctccgtttcataatgtaagtctttctagcttgcccacattcatatagatgttaactGTTTCTCCCTGCcttacattcatatagatgtaagtctttctagacacatatatatttagattcattaacatctatataaatgtggacaatgctagaaagtcttacattatgaaacggagggagtattagggCTCTTTATAGCCTGGCATAATTTTCTGGCAGTTTGTTTTAACTTCTAAGATGGCAGGTCAAAGAGAGATGTAATTCCATAATGTTTATGCATGGTTAGTAAGGTTCTAAATTATTGATGGAGCTAGATAATCAGGTTTACCCAAAATTTGCATCAATTTGGAAAGGTGGGTGTGCTGTGAACAGATTGCAGTATAGGCCTCCTTCCTTTTCAACCTCATGTTTTGGATCTACCAAAGTGATCAGCTGAAGAATCATTTTATATGCATGCTCACTGTTATGAAGATGGGCCCAAAGGGCCATCTTCCAGGAAGTGGACCACCCAGGACCTTCATCACCTAATCAGTGGATGACAAGTCAGATCTCATGGCAGAATAGACTGAATTGGAATTGTTCTTAAAACAGATGTTTGAGAAAGTCGTTGAATGTATACAAGGTAAAAGTTTCTAGCACTTCAAGTGTCAAGAAATCATTAATAACTATTAAAGACTGGTTTCCTATCCAACTGAAAAGTAAGATTAACATTACTTGAAAACTTGAATACGACTACACGAGAGAACATTTACTGTGTCACCAGATAATTCGATAGTTGAAACATGTTGTCCAAATGAATAAGGTGAGGAGCCTTTGCAAGTAGGATGTGAAAGTGCTTTATGACTTCAAACAGAACTATTCTAACGTTTAGTATTCCTAACGAACAAAGGCACTTAGCTTAagtcttttctcttcttttaacTCTCTTCTtgaattttactccctccatccacaaaagttagatATATTTCGCATTTGagttttccaaataagttgttcatatttgtagtctttatgcatttaagacttaaatgaagagataaattaaatatttgatgaGAGCTATTGTTCATATTTGAAGTATTCATTATTCAATAGTCATTCTGAATCAGAGCTATTGGTTATTTCAATTCTCTGGGACAAATATATGCAGTTATcacaattatattgtgtacccaaCTGTTCCAAGTTATCTTTCTATGCATAAATCATTGAGCACCTGAGCTGATCAGGATGATCAGCGTCTGATTGAAGATGTATAACCTCATTGGAAATTTTTTCTAGTTCACTTGAAACAGTCGTGCCAACAAGTATGCCAGAAGAATTGCACAAAACTGTAAAATGATCACCAATATTAAATCAGGAGTTATTTGCTCTATATGGACCCGTCACAAAGAGAAGTTGATTATCAAGGCAAACCGAAATGACTGTGAGAGATGCAACAATTAGTTCCAATCTAACAAATATCCTATTTAAGGTGAAGACAATGAAAACTTGAGAAGGAGAAAAAACTAGAACTATGCACATTTTTATACAAACAGGTACCTCTTTTATAGAGACTATTTGCAACGGCTTTGCAAAGGTCAGGTGTTTTCTCAAGTGACATAGTATGTCCTGGATAAAGACCAAACAGGTGAGATACATGTCTGTGGTGAACTTCAGGATCCTGAAAATCCTGTGCCTGTCCACATAAAACAAGCATTCAGAAAATAACTGGATAGAAATACACAACTTCAGAGAGACAGAAAAGAATGATCATCAACTGACCCACTCCATGATTGTACCATCTCTTGCAACTTTTATTGGTGGGAGCCTTGGTATTGCCTTTCTGATTCTCTGAACCATGTCTGAGTCTGACTTTCCTAAAATCTGACAGCAAGAAAGGAAATACCTTAAATCCATTAGTATTCAAACAAATGCGCTTGACTGAATGAAAACAAAGCTATTGATAGTATAATATAGTTACGGCTTTATGATTCATTCATGATGAACTAATCTGCCTATTCAAGAAAACGCTAAGAGGTGAAAAGGCTTACATCTGAAGACATAAGAACAGCTGAGAAAACTTCTCTTATAATTGACATGTCCATAGTTGTTGAGTAGCTCACGCAGGCCTTCCTACCATCTGGAGCAATGAAATAATGCTCTGGAGAAGTGGAAGGATTGGTCTCCAAATAATCTCCATTTCCTTCAATCAACCAGTCCAACAGAAATGATGCAGACCCTTCCAAAAGGGGATATGCTGTTTTCTCCAAAAATTGCTGCAAATAAAGAATTGAATATATTAAGTATTAGCTGATGTAATCTTGGTGCTATTGATGTAGCATGAATATTCTGACAATGTCAAATAGAAGGCGTGTTGCAGCTTGTGAAAAAATGATCAGTGTGGATCCCATCTAATCTTGACAACAAGACCAGGAGAATATCTGTCAATTGCACACACAGAGGAAAGGATAAAACAAACCAGACATAGCAAGTATCTATAACCATAGAGGATATTCTAGTGCTTCTTCTAGTATATTGTTAAAGTAATTTGCATGTTACGTTACTCTTGAACATATTAAATTTTCTGTAGCTAGGTGATGCATATGCTCAACCTGGTACCAAAGCAGAAACCTTTGGTGTAAAGTGTTAACGGATTTCTCTTGATGCCTTACCAAAAGAAATCAACACATCTTTGCAGTGCTCTAGGAATAGATTGTAGGCAGTGCTTAGGCGCCTATTGGGTACTAAGCGCTGGGTGGTTATCGCAATTTGGCATTAGGCGGTTGACCTGAATGGGGCTCTGCCTCTGATCTCTGCCCTGCCTGTTGTGTGCTTTCTTGTTCTCTTTACTTACCATCTAGGCAATCCTAGGCAGTAGACACTAGCTCTGCCGGCCATCTAATGTCTGTCACCTTCTTGGCATCTTTCAGAACAATCATGTCTACTTTGTTTGGCCTAAACACACTTTCTTTCTGTTCAGAGAAAATCGATCCTGGCATGCCAGCAAGAATGCATCTTACAAAAATACATTATAACAGTGGATGATGCTTCCCAATTGATATGCAGCGAGGTAAATTGAATATCAACCAGAGTTTATCAACCCAAATGGTCATGATTCTGCAACCGACATATCTTACTTTGAAGTATCAGTATACACAATCCAAAATGTTATACAGGAAAGTAATGCATGCCATTTAGGACTGGAATTATTTGTCTATGTAATTACTCACTTTGTCCATCGTATAACTGTAATGCTCCCACAGGTGTGTGGCAAGCCATGGCCCACCCATTGGCCATAAGGCCCACATAGGGTCACCAGCATCTGGTGATGTTTTAGCCCACAGGTCAGTCACTTGATGACTGACCCAACCGCTAGCTTCATAATTTACCTGTCAGGGAAAAATATCATCACAGCAGATGTGGAAAAGGGAGATTTCGACTCAAAAAAGTTCCCAGAAAAAGGAAATTCCAAACCATGCATTGAGCCCACTTGTAACAGGTAAACTACATTTTGCACCAGGTAGAGTGTACCTTGTTTCACTCTGCACCAGTTTAGTACGTATATTCACTTTACACAAGGGTATATTGAAATAGGTTTCACTTTGCACAAATTTGCACCATATAATTAAAGGGAAATATTGCAAAATATGAATAAAACTTATGAAACTTCTTGAAGTTAGATCATGTtcaaagtttattcaaatttttcaaaatttgatgaAAATTCAATTGGTTTGATGATGTATCCAGGTGCTAAATGAAATTTATTGAATACAACCTGGTGTAAAGTGAAATTATGTGTTAAACCTGGTACAAAGCGAATAAGGTGCACTTTACCATGTGCGAAGTGCAATTTACATATGACATAAAAATTAGTCGAAGAACATTTCATAGAAAATGTGGTACACATAATAAATAGAATTGTTTGAATGGAACAGCAAAAAGTTGCAAGAAGATTCATGGACACGTTTTTAAGGATAAAATGCTTGGGTTCTAGGCTGTAATGTTTTATGAGAATGGATGGGACACCCACTTAAGGAGTTTACATGCATTCCAGGTGCAAGATTAACCAGATATTATTGCTTTCGATGTAATGTAGAATTTTCTCGTTACTAACTGCCAGGGGTCGATCACGGAGAGGTCAACAGTGTCATGCCAACACATTGTAGCTATCATGGATATGAATTAGAAGTGGTGACTTGCAATATCTTCATGAGCATTGACTTGGATTTAGACAGTAAACTACATGGTATTGGGGTCACTTCCCCAATCCTTATATGCTGGATCTGCCCATGTTAATAATTTTGTTACATCTTTTACGATAAATATCATTACTTTATTTTTGCAATTCTTTTATCCTTGCTAACTGTTGAAAGGAAAATACATCAAAATTCAATGTTGAATTCAGAGTACAGTGTCATGTAATCCAAATATAGTGAATTGCAAGGGAAATGAATTGCACAAATTCTCTAAAATCCAAATATAGTGATATAACCAAGTCAAGCATCCATCAGATGTGGTATAAGGTCAAACTGGTTTACTACAGAGATGAAAGACACGGGAAATCAAAATATAGACATACATCACCAAATAAGTGGTCATATTTCAACCTGCTTCACTTTTAAAGCTATAAACTCTTCCATTAatctgtaaaagaaaaaaaatcctagacTTTCTTTTACTTAAAGAAAATAAAGGATATATATCACTTCTCCTGGTGGGCCAGATTATATACACATAAAATTGAACATAGATATTTCATGAGCTACAATCATATAACAACATGACTACGGTTTTAAGGTATTATAATTGCATAGATGATATTACAAGTTTTACGgttcaaaaacaaaagaaaacatctAGGTTCTTCATAGGTAGGAATCtatacatacaaaaaaaaaatgtttcaaactTTTTACAAAACGCTGATGTGGCACAGTATGATTGAATCTTGATTTTCTATAACTTCCAACTAATTAAATCAAACAGTTGAGAGCTTTGCTACTAATAATTTTGTAAGAACTTTTTTAGTATGTTAGAACTGCTCAAGATAGGAGTTAGTGTTGTTTAGCGATAAAACTTTTGGTAGTTTCGTTAACTGTGAGCTTACTTTTGCTGTCTTAGCTCCATTAACTGAAAGAGATCCAATGAAGTCGAATAGTGGTTCTTGGCATTCGCTAAGGTTGCAAGGAAGTGCCGGCCAATAATTCATTTGTAGATTTATATTTGGATGGGGAGCTGCACTGAAAAAGGAAATAGATAAATCTCAATAGTGAAAACATGACTTCAATCAAATATACTTGCAAATGACTgaagtataatatatatttagtgTTAAGAAGTCAACGTTCACTTGTACAGAAGGCAAGAGTCAGCACTAGCCACTAGCTACTATAAAGTTTTTGGTCAATCGACCAATATATATGTCTtcccacagaaaaaaaaaaagctaagacctatatatatgtcatttagttgataaattttcaaataaaccgtttttaaaaaatatcattggaaaaaaaaatctgaaaattgAAGTAATACGACCTAAAAATTATATGGAACATTTGGAGAAAATGTGCACATTTCTCTCGAGTTTCTTCATGTGCCGTCAGTTACTATTATACACTAGTAGTAGAGGAACtcaatatatgtgtgtgcgtgcgtgcatgtATTATAATATGCTAGTAGAATAATATATACAAGTAATATGATTAGCCACCGCGTAAGAACAATATTGTTTAAGCATGTAACAACAGCATCATGTAACAACAGAGCAAAATGAAAGCAGCTGAAAATAGTAAAAGTGAAGGAAACAAAGAAGGCGTTTAACTTCTAACTGCAAGTGAGATGAACTTCTATATGACTGCTTTGAAACATATGATCATGCAGCAATAGGTTACATATTAGAGTTACTACACTTCACAAAAACTGGCAATAGCAATCCAATCAACAAATGTGTGGGGATCTGATGGACAGAATTCAACAAAGTGTGACCCaaaataaaattcagaattgGCAAAAACATGTGGTAAAAGTTGACTTCCTCATGCTGcagctactatatttttttctttcttttgtttgcaCTAAAAGTAAAAGAATACTATTATTTGAAGATAGTAATAACAAGAGAAGACAAATGATTATGTTATTATGAAATCATACTCCCATGGTGGTGAAGTTTCATCATTCCATATTCCTTGAAGATTGGAAATCTGGGTTCCAGGCCTTGAGCAAGAAATGAGTAGATAACGACCAAATTGGAACAGGAGTTCCACCAGAGAAGGATCTTCATCGTCTCTAAAACTTAGAATTCTGTCTACGGTAGGCTTGCCTGAATTATTAAACCCCTGAAATCTTGAGCACTCTACCATCTGTACAGCATAATCAGATACAGAGGTTTCCTGTAAGCTATTCTCAGGTAAATTAACTAAACCATTCCCTCCAAGGGCATCATTAGCGTCTCGTGAAAGTTGCAAGGAAACTCGCTGGAAAAGATTCTGGTAATCATCCACGTGATAAGCTTTTAGCTGTGAATATGACATGTTCCTTGCCACAGTTAGTGTTGTCAGAGCAGATGCAGTTGGATCCAGTTTAGATTCCGAAGGATTGACAAATGGCCCTTCAAATGAAGTAGCAGCTGCAAGGAGCAACACAGCTGAGTCGGCACCAACAAGTTTCAGCATCTTATCATTTAATATTTCCACAGTGCCATTGGAACCACTCATCTGCAGATAGAGAATAGCAGAAAACTTAATTCCAACGGGATGATCAGAGGCATTGCCATATTCTGTGGGCCTTTCTCCTGGGCAATAACCTTCCATTATTATTTCGTTTGCATTTGTTACACGAATCTGGTGGTTCAATGGAGTAGTCAAAGACACTGTAAAGGAGACATTTCCAGGTTTATCTGCAGATATTTTAGTCACGATGACTTGATGTGGATTTGATGAGAAGTGTTCCCTTGAGTGGACCACCTCACCAATGGTGTAAGAGACATTAACAGTTGCTGTTCGAAGATCTAGGtttcttttataatttgtgTCCTCCACGTGTTCATCAAAGGCCAGATCAATATCACCAAGAGGCTGGTATACCTTCATTTAAAACATAAGTAATCTACGATCAACATGAATATATCAATCTTATATTCTTATTGACCAAATAATCCAATGTGTACCTGTGTTTGGTCACCAGATAGGCCATAAGCAACAGCTGTGGCTTTAGCATACTGTCCCCTGTTAACAAGGTCCCTTACTTTAGAAAGAACTGCAGGTGCTTTTGGGTTTGTATAATTACCAGGTCCACCCGTCCATAGAGTGTCATCTGCACCAACAGGTTTAATATGAAGAAATAAGCTCTATGAACAGGCTTACAGATGCTATTTACAAGAAATCCAACAAAGTGGATGCTTGCATCAGTGAACAAGAAGTCAAAAGGAGCAGTACAAAAATCATCTAACTATAGTTTGGAACACATGCAAGATTCGGATCTGTGTTCACTACCAGTTTCATTCACTGCAATGATGAATACTGGCATAACCAGATCAGCAAAGACAATTCACATGAAAATGATTTGGTTAGCAGTTCAACTATTCAAGTGCATACTAGTCAAAGCACAACCTTTGATGATGCATTCAATAATTTGTACCCAACTTGAGTTTTCTGTTGGAAATTAATCACTCAAATCTCTCTCAAGCATTCATCACAAACACACTTGATGAGGCTGCTAATCTCTGGATACACACATGGAGAAAAACAGCATACAAATACAAAAATGGACGCGACGCCTATCACAACCCATGTCCTTTTCTATTCACATTTTTCAACTGAAACCAAGTACAAATAAATGCAATGGGCAAGTGGGCAACTGAAGCCATGTCTCATCTGCATGCCGTACATGCCACATAGACTGTATGAAAGCTCTTTATTTATATTGGCACTAGGATTAACATAAGGAAGGGCGGATCCTCAATGAAATGATGGAAGAATTCGAATTCACATATTCAATGGTATGGTCAAACATACTGCAGAAATCAATGGGGCGCCTGAAGAGTAGGGCATGTCAAATACACCCTCATCTTCTAGCTGTCTAGcactagaagaaaaaaaagaatatcgtAAATCTAATTCAGGCGCATCACAAGCAAAATCACTCAAGGTTACAATTGGCTCATGTTACATTTTATTCTTGAAACATCTTATTGAgttcaaaattaaaatatttcaaacCATATTCAAGAATGGTATGTAAAAATGGTAGACCTATGGAAATACAAAAAGTAAAAatcatgaaagaaaaataaagttgAAATTGTCAACACTACATTCTGAAATCGTCGTACACCTTGCTCTTTCACAAAGTCAGTCAACAATCCCCAATCCATTCCCAGACTTTAAATAGCAATATTTCTGTAGGAGACCTTGAAAAACTATATTTCTGTCTGATTATATTTGATTAATCCGGTAATTGTACACCTTGAGCTGAAAAACTATTGGCTATGTGTTCTTATCAGCGCAATAGCAAATCATGCGATAAGAACATGTAGCCAACAGTTCTATAGTAAATTTCAACCATCTTCACAGTAAAGCAATGAATTTGATTAATCCAGtagcctctctttttttctgggACAAATGACTACTTTTGTTTCTGGCACTTTGCCGATTGGCCTAGGAGTAACCTGCTAAGTATCATGGTTTTTTAATTTAGCTCAAAACTTTTCCTACTTAAGTGAAAAAATCATATGGAAACACAGTTTTAGCAGGCAAGAGCCAGTGTGCAGACCCAAAAgttaaaaataaagaagataatCATTGGATGCATGTCGGTAACCAACCATGCCTATGGCACCTAATTTTAGTTCGCACAAGTACAATTCGACTTATTCCAAAGCAACATTCCCATTGAACCTATATATCCAATCCTATGATGATAATGCATCAACAATTCAACATTCAATCGTCCATGACTCATCCGCACGGAATGGAGAGcgaaaaccaccaaaacaaacATCACATATCCACATCCTCCATGTAACCTCCACCGGCGCATCCTTCTCGAACAGAAAATCACCAGCCCCAAATTAAACAGTTCATGAGTGAATCACCCCCAATTGTTGAGCCAAaccaaagcagcagcagcagcagaagcatcaTCCGTGGATGAGCTAGGGatgaaggggggggggggggggaatcgaGCTACTCACGGTTGAGCTGTAGCTTCTCGGATGCGACGCCGCCCCACACCAGGGCGCCGAGGCTGCCGTTCCCGATGGGCGCCGCGTCCGTGAAGTACCTCGACGGCGACGCAAACACCACCTCCAgcggccgcgcctcctccaaagccgtcggccaccccgccgccgccgccacggcctccgcctccgccggccgccgcacccacacccactcgccgtcgccgtccatcgggaacgagccgagccgagccgactaGCCGACGAGCCCCCGCAGCCTGTAGCGGCGGAGCAAACGGCCACAAgttataaaaaggaaaaaaaataaataaaaataagggaATGGAGTGAAGTGTTCGCCAACAGGTTTGAGAACAGACAACCTCATGTGTGTTACCAACATTATAATATGGCCACGTTAActtcaccctaaactttcaactttccatcacatccaaaatctttttacacacataaacttctaactttttttaggaactaaacacaccctatgatGACTTCATCCTACTGGTCCGCTCAGATGTCTATGACAAGCTGGTCCCACCGCGCTATGGCCCACGTGGAAGTTGGAGTACAAGACCGATCTTGTGAACTTAGGTACTGTTTACATACTACCCTAAAATTTTTCgtcctatcacatcgaacgtttgaacagcagcataaagtattaaatataggctaaaagaATAACTAGGGGCCTGTTTAGTtagtgaaatgaaaatttttgggtgtcacatcggatgtttgactggatatcggaaggggttttcggacacgaatgaaaaaactaatttcataacttgccgggaaaccgcgagataaatctttgagcctaattaacccgtcattagcacatgtgggttactgtagcacttatagcttcatctcgcgatttacatacaaactgtgctattagtttttctttttatctatatttaattctccatatatgtatccaaagattcgatgtgatgtttttgaaaaaagtttttggtgaactaaacagggcctaattatacagattgcgactaatttgcgagacgaatcttttaagcctaattgctccatgatttgacaatgtggtgctacagtaaatatttgctaatgacggattaattaggcttaaaaaattcgtcttaCGGTTTAccgacggattctgtaattatttttttattagtgcccgaacactttatgcgacaccctatataatacccgatgtgacacaccaaaactttacacttctgatctaaacaccccttaaCCTTTGGCCTTTGGGCAATATAGGAGGTACTTTCCTCCGTTTCTTGAATATAAATCTTTTTACATTTGTAAATATATAGACTTTTAGTTTGTTTAGAAAATATGATGGTTGAGCGAAAGATTCCATTTAGGTCTTAAATTTAAACTGCTCCATCCTTTTCTAGGtatatgattggttgagaatgTCTAAGTATTAAAATAAATGCTCTGGATACAaatttaactattataaatGTTTTTATTTAGCAACCAGGAAGTAGTTTGTAACC
The sequence above is drawn from the Oryza glaberrima chromosome 10, OglaRS2, whole genome shotgun sequence genome and encodes:
- the LOC127786404 gene encoding alpha-L-fucosidase 2-like, which produces MDGDGEWVWVRRPAEAEAVAAAAGWPTALEEARPLEVVFASPSRYFTDAAPIGNGSLGALVWGGVASEKLQLNHDTLWTGGPGNYTNPKAPAVLSKVRDLVNRGQYAKATAVAYGLSGDQTQVYQPLGDIDLAFDEHVEDTNYKRNLDLRTATVNVSYTIGEVVHSREHFSSNPHQVIVTKISADKPGNVSFTVSLTTPLNHQIRVTNANEIIMEGYCPGERPTEYGNASDHPVGIKFSAILYLQMSGSNGTVEILNDKMLKLVGADSAVLLLAAATSFEGPFVNPSESKLDPTASALTTLTVARNMSYSQLKAYHVDDYQNLFQRVSLQLSRDANDALGGNGLVNLPENSLQETSVSDYAVQMVECSRFQGFNNSGKPTVDRILSFRDDEDPSLVELLFQFGRYLLISCSRPGTQISNLQGIWNDETSPPWDAAPHPNINLQMNYWPALPCNLSECQEPLFDFIGSLSVNGAKTAKVNYEASGWVSHQVTDLWAKTSPDAGDPMWALWPMGGPWLATHLWEHYSYTMDKQFLEKTAYPLLEGSASFLLDWLIEGNGDYLETNPSTSPEHYFIAPDGRKACVSYSTTMDMSIIREVFSAVLMSSDILGKSDSDMVQRIRKAIPRLPPIKVARDGTIMEWAQDFQDPEVHHRHVSHLFGLYPGHTMSLEKTPDLCKAVANSLYKRGDEGPGWSTSWKMALWAHLHNSEHAYKMILQLITLVDPKHEVEKEGGLYCNLFTAHPPFQIDANFGFPAALSEMLVQSTGSDLYLLPALPRDKWPQGCVKGLKARGGVTINIRWEEGSLHEALLWSSSSQNSRIKLHYGDQVRTISVSPCQVYRFSKDLKCLKTWAL